In the Centroberyx gerrardi isolate f3 chromosome 9, fCenGer3.hap1.cur.20231027, whole genome shotgun sequence genome, one interval contains:
- the lingo3a gene encoding leucine-rich repeat and immunoglobulin-like domain-containing nogo receptor-interacting protein 3a, translating to MVMGLGQDVGWLLPGLFLLLMIMVSSTQSQGCPQRCECVTKLKYVACRGKRLSALPDGIPLDTKVLDLSVNKLRWVEHGDLLPYPRLEELDLSENTISVLEPNAFSSLQNLRSLSLRGNQLKLVPMGAFSRLSNLTSLDLSGNKIVILLDFTFQDLRSLRNLEVGDNDLVYISNKAFLGLVGLKELTIERCNLTSISSQSLSYLRSLVTLRLRYLSISSLEDQNFRKLGGLRGLEIDHWPFLEHISPHSLQGLNLSWLSITHTNITSVPTSALRSLAHLTSLNLSYNPISVLESWALRDLVRLKELHLVNTNLVMVQPYALGGLRQIHLLNLSTNSLVTLEEGAFQSVNTLETLRLDGNPLACDCRLLWILQRRKTLNFDGASPVCMTPVEVQGRALSAFSDSALFDHFTCQKPKIRNRKLQQISAREGQVVSFICRAEGEPTPVIFWISPQRRRITTKSSGRLTVLPEGTLEIRYAQVTDSGTYICIASNAGGNDTYFATLTVSGLPLDAALMANRTYYAGDLNDTNLNDTRVFLKFTLDLKTILISTAMGCIMFLGVVLFCFILLFVWSRGRGQHKNNFSVEYSFRKVDGPAASGGQGGARKFNMKMI from the coding sequence ATGGTGATGGGCCTGGGCCAAGACGTGGGCTGGCTCCTGCCTGGACTATTTTTGCTACTGATGATCATGGTGTCATCCACCCAGAGTCAGGGATGTCCCCAGCGTTGTGAGTGCGTGACCAAGCTCAAGTATGTGGCCTGTCGTGGCAAACGCCTGTCTGCACTGCCAGATGGCATCCCCTTGGACACCAAGGTCCTGGACCTAAGTGTGAATAAACTTCGCTGGGTAGAGCATGGTGACCTGCTTCCATATCCACGTCTTgaggagctggacctgagcGAGAACACGATCAGTGTCCTGGAACCTAATGCTTTTTCCAGTCTCCAGAACCTGCGCTCACTGTCACTGAGGGGCAACCAATTGAAACTGGTCCCCATGGGGGCTTTCTCACGCCTCTCCAACCTGACCTCATTAGACCTCAGTGGGAATAAGATTGTCATTCTCCTGGACTTTACTTTCCAAGACCTAAGAAGCCTGAGGAACCTGGAAGTAGGAGACAACGATCTGGTTTATATCTCCAACAAAGCCTTTCTGGGTTTAGTGGGGCTGAAGGAGCTGACCATTGAGAGGTGCAACCTGACTTCTATCTCCAGCCAGTCTCTGTCTTATCTCCGTAGCCTGGTGACTCTACGGCTCCGCTACCTCAGTATCTCCTCCTTAGAGGACCAGAACTTCCGCAAGCTGGGAGGCCTGAGGGGCCTAGAGATCGATCACTGGCCCTTTTTGGAGCACATCTCCCCTCACAGTCTGCAAGGTCTCAACCTGTCTTGGCTGTCCATCACTCACACCAACATCACCTCTGTGCCCACCTCTGCCCTGCGCAGTCTGGCCCACCTCACCAGTCTCAACCTCTCCTACAACCCTATCTCTGTCCTAGAGTCCTGGGCACTTCGAGACCTGGTCCGGCTGAAGGAGCTGCATCTGGTCAACACCAACCTGGTGATGGTGCAGCCATATGCGCTGGGCGGTCTAAGGCAAATCCACCTTCTTAACCTCTCCACTAACAGCCTGGTGACCCTGGAAGAGGGGGCTTTTCAGTCTGTCAACACCTTGGAGACCCTACGTTTGGACGGGAATCCTCTTGCCTGCGACTGCCGCTTGCTCTGGATCCTCCAGCGCAGGAAGACGCTCAACTTCGATGGAGCCTCCCCGGTGTGCATGACACCCGTCGAGGTGCAGGGCAGAGCCCTTAGCGCTTTCTCTGACTCAGCCCTCTTTGACCACTTTACTTGCCAGAAGCCCAAGATCCGAAACAGGAAATTGCAGCAGATATCAGCCCGTGAGGGGCAGGTAGTGTCATTCATTTGCAGAGCAGAAGGTGAGCCAACACCAGTGATATTCTGGATCTCTCCACAGCGCCGCCGGATCACCACTAAGAGCAGTGGCCGCCTCACTGTATTACCAGAAGGCACACTAGAGATTCGGTATGCCCAGGTAACAGATAGTGGAACCTACATCTGCATTGCCAGCAATGCTGGTGGAAATGACACTTACTTTGCCACACTTACAGTTAGTGGGCTGCCACTAGATGCAGCCCTCATGGCCAACCGTACCTACTATGCTGGGGACCTTAATGACACAAATCTGAATGATACCAGGGTTTTCTTGAAGTTTACTCTGGACCTAAAGACCATCCTCATATCCACAGCAATGGGCTGCATCATGTTCCTGGGGGTTgtccttttctgtttcattctgctATTTGTGTGGAGTCGAGGGAGAGGACAGCACAAGAACAATTTCTCAGTGGAATACTCCTTCAGAAAGGTGGATGGACCCGCAGCCAGCGGAGGACAGGGAGGGGCACGCAAGTTCAACATGAAAATGATTTGA
- the LOC139929162 gene encoding uncharacterized protein LOC139929162, translated as MESLSLPLRRSQDSHLVNVEKELMLQGLRRKREFIPEEKKDAIYWEKRRKNNEAAKRSREKRRMSDYVLESHFVALKEENARLSAELLAIKLHFGLVHPAAHTTHQSNHFQLHARNSTQPIGTQPLQREFYWGDRDPSLLPSHQQQPTVQPGHPHPAFIPAYALHTMRGYSYINTPGSTGSGLLSPILLPPNLLPSRSSWPGAPLLRPIPQRGASDEEQEQQVPGALSRSRAALPHKVGSRSSSPPSQNMSD; from the coding sequence ATGGAGTCGCTGTCGCTACCCCTTCGTAGAAGTCAAGACAGCCATCTCGTGAATGTGGAGAAGGAGCTGATGCTGCAGGGACTCCGCCGCAAAAGAGAGTTCATACCTGAGGAGAAGAAGGACGCCATCTACTGGGAGAAACGTCGCAAGAACAACGAGGCAGCCAAACGCTCacgggagaagaggaggatgagcgACTACGTGCTGGAGTCGCATTTCGTGGCCCTGAAAGAAGAAAACGCCAGGCTTAGTGCTGAACTACTGGCTATCAAGCTCCACTTTGGCCTGGTCCACCCTGCAGCCCACACCACCCACCAGAGTAACCACTTCCAACTCCACGCCCGCAACAGCACCCAGCCCATCGGCACCCAGCCCCTGCAGAGGGAGTTCTACTGGGGTGACAGAGACCCTTCTCTTCTGCCgagccaccagcagcagccCACAGTCCAGCCTGGTCATCCTCACCCTGCCTTCATCCCTGCATATGCCCTCCATACCATGAGAGGCTATTCATACATAAACACGCCTGGTAGTACTGGCTCtggcctcctctctcccattctccttCCTCCAAACCTCCTGCCCAGCCGGTCCTCCTGGCCCGGAGCCCCCCTGCTCAGGCCCATTCCTCAGAGAGGCGCCTCAGAcgaggagcaggagcagcaggtcCCGGGCGCCTTGTCCCGGTCCCGTGCCGCTCTGCCTCACAAGGTCGGCTCTAGAAGCTCCTCTCCGCCAAGTCAAAAtatgtctgactga